In Carettochelys insculpta isolate YL-2023 chromosome 3, ASM3395843v1, whole genome shotgun sequence, the genomic stretch ATTACTGAATTGCCCCTCTGACAATAAACACACATAAACATTATGATGTGTGCTGTGATGTACCTGATAATTTCCTGGGTCATTTGAATGAATTAAAACACTAAGGAATTCCAATAATCAATAAGATCTATAGTCAATACATACGAAGGGCAGTATTGGCAAACGAAATAGTAGGAGTATTCACTTCCAGGACAAAAGGCTACTGCACATCCAAGCTGGTAACTACTGTACCAAACTACCTGGAGATAGAAGAGTAGATACGTAAGTAAATGTGAAAGGCTGTATATTGTAATAGGAAATATACACTGAAAGAGATTTTCCATTTATCTAGATTTGGGCATGTTGTCTAATTATGCAGTTTGACAAGGTATAAATCACATCTTGTGggagagaaagcagaaaaaatCAAATAAACCAACCCTATagttgggtctacactacaaagttctgtctacagaagtcacagtcatggagttttgccaacagaacctctgtctacagaatacATCCACACCTAAGAGGGGCTTCCCTGTCAatgccctttgttgacagagagcagtcagacagccctgcagccctctgttgacagaacagccaacaagAAGCTCTCCAAACACGGaaccctggtgaactggaagccctttctgtcgccAGAGGGCCCACCAGAGTGTTTACATTatatttctgtctacagaatctgtctagAGAGacactatgcctcaaactttcaagacataactctgccaggaaaaaaggttgtgttctgtcaatagattctaaacagaacacatttgtagtgtgtaTGCTCTGTAGTTTTGTTCACAGAAGGCCTCtttagacagaactttgtagtgtagacacagcttatgtagTTCTTATATGACCTTATTCACCCTTTAGAGGATATGATGAGAATGAAATGCAGATAATATGGTACAGTCTCAGACACCTGGAATATTTAAATCATGGCATATACACAAAAACACATACTATGGTTCAACTGCAGATTGTTCAGCATGATGTCAGGTTTACTAGACCAAATTATTTGGTCCATGTTCCATCTAGCTGGTGACACAAAATAGTCATTAATGGCTAATTCAGATCATGAAGTGTGAGACAAAATTCTGCGGAGAGTTTGAAAACCAACCCATTTTTTTCTTCAGGTTCTTCTCTTGCTTCCATTTCAGTAACAACCTAGTGTCtccacaacattttaaaatacaatcaCATTCTCTCAGATATTCTTCTGTCTTAGCCTGCAGTAGACTCAATTGAATTAGTTTATAGTTTATGAATCTGCATGTGTCTAAAGAAAATACTGAAAGAATGTTAAGGGATAAAATCCACTTAGTGCCTAATTGGCCATTGGTACAACATGAACAACAATACTCACCCAAGAAAAGATCTAGTATTTTATCAAGTCAATCCCTCTGGCAATGTGGTATTATTCTCCAGAATGTAGGGAGCTTAGTCTAGCCTAGTTTTAAATGATGTAAGCCATAGAGTTTCCACAACTTTATTTGCTATAAGAGAGCTTGCTATAAGGAAGTTGGCCATACAGTCTatagtttttttaatttttatttttggtccCATTACATTTAGTCTGTTGGAATAATTCTTAtcctttatgttttttttttctcagtgaatACACTGAGGCTGTTATGTCTCCTACACCAAGTCATCATTTAGCCAAACACATATCAATTGAAACATGACTATAACAAGATGTGCTATGGGCTGTACCTGAGTATAATGGCCAACTACTGCTTCTGGTGTGGTTGGGCCCTTGCCATAAATGAAATCTTTCTCCTCATTGTACCAATCTTGAATGGCATCTGACCAGGAATCAGGTGTGGTTGACATGTAGAGATTTTCACCACATTCTACAGCTGAAATTGGAAAGGAAATcattcacaaaagctcatcagagGGGTTTCAGAAGATGCAAGAACTTTggcatgggaggaggggggagaacTAGCCAAAGATTTAGGAATTTTTAGGACAGTCTGGTGGGAAGAGTCTGTTCCATTTCCTGAACAGCCTCACCGTACTCTCCTGCCCTTTGTCACTCTCCAAGTCATAAGTTAATAGTGCAGGGTTAAATTCCAATGGTTACAAAGTTACCATTGGGTCTCATAAGTATTCACAGATTGAGATGTTTATCTGAACCTTCATGGCAGTGATAAATTAGCAGAGACCAAATCCACCAAAAATACCAAGAGATCCCAAAAACACTGAGATGCACCCATTCTAAACGGACATTGCTGTCAGCACAACGTAAATTCCTGCACATTGAACCTTGGTTCCTTATCCAATGCATGCAGAATAGTCACATACAGACTTTGAATTCTGGTTTCCTTCATGAATTAGATCTGTATTTCATTAGCTACCATTAATCGACATTTGCTCTTTAATATGAAAATATTGAGGCAATAGGTAGTCTTGCAAGGATTCTCAAGTCAGGAGTAACTTCATGGAAGTTAGTggaattacaccagtgtaaaactgGTACAACATATATCAGAATCAAAGCATAAGTTTGGATCTGGATTCAAACTTTCTCATGTATCTGGATAGCTTTGAATCTAGTCTCAAATCAGTCAGAAGCTCAAAGTAGCAACATTGTTCATCACTCAATGTATACGTGCAACTAACCTCAGTGAAAAGATATTTACTCTCTCACGAACTACTTTTCATATTGTTAGAGTTCTTTGGGGGATAAGGTTCAGGAGGAGGGCAATAAACTGCAAAAACAATGGCAAATGTTtccctgttccctgccccctgaaACTAAACAATGTGAACTTCGTTGGAAATTTTGCTTTAATACTTTATCGTTGCAAAAATGGTGTCTCTATTCAAAAATATTGCTCAGCTCTAGATGTCATCGAGTATTATTGCAGGATAGATTAATCCATGCACTCCAATGTTATAATATTATCCTTTCAGCAAAATAGTGACTTAAagccttgtactccaagtggagcataggtcatctgtaAAACTCCTCCACTTCGCTCTATCTCTGGACAAagtctagctgactccaggaatgcttcagtttttgtccttcagtctcagtagatcttctccacgttgtctaagtccttcctcttttgcattttccttgtgggttccatgaaTGGGGATATCTTTCCTGAAAATTTGTTCCTTTCATGGGTTAAATCATGTATTAttaatttaaaagcaaattatTCTTACTAGTTTTCCTTCTGTCTGTGGGACTGTGCTCAAACTTGCACTCATTTGCCCAACTCCTGGCATtctctgcagcttcagggctcCATTCCTTAATGTAATGAGAAATACTGGGAGATTAGCTTTGTACCACAGAGTACTTCATAATTCAGAATGTAAAAGAGAACACACATTTGGAAATGAATTTTCCATGTTTAAAATATTGACAGTTCCTTCTCTTTCATTTGGAATGGCAAATGGAATAGTGGATCAGAGGCTGCAATCTTTTCTCTAATGTGGACCCACTTTCAccccccccaaaccatttgcagaccccccaATCAACCCGCCCATTCATTTGCAGActcccccatcaaagccaatgctagctgctatgtacacttcattaaatgaaaaaggaaaccacaatatagACTTCTGGACAGCAagtaataacattattggaaatatttaatttaaaataatatttgcaATATTGCAATTTGTTAAAAACTTCTTTTCTATGAccattttttatttatctttttttttcatggcTCCCCTGCATTACCCTCATGgaatcccaggggtctgcagattccaggttgggaactactgagctacatgaagaatacagcagggcAACCCGGGAGACCATCCCAAATGGATTTTCCCTTCACTTCAAAAGGAAACATCATTGCCTGTGAGCATCTATGTTTGCCATTCTCAACCTGTTTCCTTTCTTTCATAActccaatagtccataccatcttaCTGGAGAAAGAGTTTACATGGCACCTTTCCTGCCAGAAGCCATGTTGTGTTCTTGCAAATTCCTTAGGAACTTTAGCAGAATCATCAGAGGTTGCTTTGTATAATGCATCTTACCATCTTCAGCATGTTGCTAGCAGTTGGGTTCACCCCTCTCCTCAGGCTGTTGTGCTTGTTAACAATCTCCATTTGTTGGTCCACATTGTCAGTTGACAGGGCACCAACATCTAATGTCTAAATGGAAAAATGTGTAAGTGTTTTTGTGTATATGGCTGTGTGAGTCAAAAGACCCTAGGAAGCTATTCTAATTACTGTGTCTTTATAAAAAAATAGCTCATAAAATATTCTAAAATTGATTTAATCAGAACACTTCAATCATTGATTACTAAATGACAGGTCAGATTCTGAAATGTATTCTATATTGTGCAGCCCCTTATGTCATGTGTGCTCCTAGTGAGCACAATTTAGAAATGAGAAACTAATATTTATAAGACAAAGGCAGGATATGATAGAAATATGTAAATTCATGACTGGCATGGAAGAAGTGaatatggaaaagttatttacttgttcccataacataagaactaggaggctaccaaatgaaattaatgggtaacaggtttagaactaacaaaaggaaattgtTCTTCACGCagtgcatagtaggcctgtggaactcctagccagagaaggttgtgaaggccaagacttcctaacagggttcaaaaaagagctagataaaatcATGGAGGTTACATCCATCGGTGGATATTTGTCAAGAtcggtaggaatggtgtccctagcctctgtttgtcagaggttagaaatggatgtcaggagagggatcacttctgtgattacctgttctgttcactccttctagGGTATCTTGCATTGGCCATCatccttaggacctgaccagtgctagacCAGAGAATTTTTTAAactacaggaagtcaatattgtctagcagcatcagcaacactttcactgcttattgggctctcagaagacatttaggttaaattacaactaaataacagcacagaatatcaagagacaggactgctggctatgaaaaaaactttatgggaccataggaaacttagCCAAACACATTATAAATGAACATATGGGTGAATAaatgtatattcattgcagcacttcattactattcCCTGCTGAggctgattgccatgcccccctcaaagaaggggactagtgtagacacagcctatgtctaaGGTTACAAAGTAGTTTTTGCTGTAACCCTCTGTTTCCCCAGCTATGAATAAATAAGATCAGTTACTATTACTTCACTTTTCATTCAGCATGCCTCACCCTAAGAGTGCTAGGCACTAAACATAGGACTGCTTATCTGGCTTTAATGATGTGAGTAATCCTATTGCCACTGAGAGGACTACTTATAGGAGTAAAGATAATCATGGGACTATTTTCAGGATCTGGCCTTCAGTTTGCCTTGAACACTTGTGCCATTTTAAGGACTTAAATCATCTTAAATGTTTTTGTTGCTTTAGGGATTTAACTAAGTTTAAAATGTCAGTGCCACCCCAAAAATAGCCTAAATCAACACAAAAAGCTTTGGAATTCCTGAAGTGGAATATTTTGAGTGATGTGAACTAATGCTATTTTCTTTATTCGTTTGCAAACATATTTGAATTTTTTACTTTTTGTCCTGAGTTTGGACAAGAAACATTTCAGAAATCTCACAGTTCTCATGGGATTGAAAACATGGcctcccagcctcaccccagttCTCATCCTACCTGTCCAGCGGTTTGCTGCACCACAGCAGCCAAGCCCAGGAATGGAACAAGCAGAATCATCCCTGAGAAAGGAAGAACAACCTGCTTAGTTTTCTTTCCCATCTCTAGCTTGTGTTGATTTAAACACATTACTGCAGAAGTGTACTGCCATAGGCTGGAAGTGTCTAGACTCAgatgtggtgtccaaccagttctgctgTGGTGAACTAGCCATGCTATTCTGATATTAcggtagtcccttgagttacacaAGAGTTGTGTTCCTACAAACCCTCGCACaacttgaattttgcgtaagttgggggggtggctttttcccccgCAAAACACATGTTCTGaagctggggaagcagaaggagcacctggagctccttttgaaaggtaagtcctggggttgggggaggcagtcggggagggttaagtctggcggtgggttggggccatgggagggagacAGGGGTGTTAAGCCTAGAgtggtttagggctgcagggatggaGTTAAGCCAGAGActcacatgggggtggtgagcctggccaggggggttgaactgggatgggggagttgagccagagccatgaatgggggtggtgagctgggctgcggtGGGGTGTCTAAACCAGGTGGGAGTGGTGAGCCTGAGCTGCGcccgggggtggtgagccagagtcaTGCTGtgagtggtgagctgggccacaggggggttgaaccagggccatgcaggctGCGGGGTGGTtgacccagggctggggggagctggattttgagttgcacttaactcatgttaatgtgagttaagcacaatttgAAATCACACATTTCGAGGGTTTAATGTATATTTATAGTTCAAGTCAACTAGCCACACCCAAATGGCCTGTCAGAGCTGTTCCCAACTCCACATTCCGAGTGAAGAAAGTGAGGTCCTGCAAAAACTTAAAACACCTTGCTGAAAAAAAGCCTTGCTTAAAATACTCGCGAAAATCACAGATTCCCAGACCCTAGAGGGTGCTACAGCCACACTCATAGAAAACAAAACCCACTTAACCCAGGAAAACACACTGGGAATGTCCCCCTGTATGATAAAGCCCAGCTCTTATCCCTCCCTTATGAGAGCGAGCTTgggaacaaagagctgtaatttgATAACTGGCCTTTTAGCCTAAGGCATACACATATACAAACTCTTCTCAGGACATATGGATCAGATCATTTTCTAAAAAAAGTaatatattcacaaaacaaaaggaaacaaatcaTACTGGTTtcagcacagagaattatttccttgggattcagcttaaaaattacagaggaaaaaaaaatgtcattaattgaagcaacttaaaaaaaaaaaaggatggtcaGTCCACACTAAATCCCAAAATAAtcataacctgattgtgtctacCTCCACTTTCCCCTTCTGCTTACATATCTCTGGCTGATTTTGAGATGATcagatatttactgaattcattCCAACTGCTTGGGTGAAATCATCTTTCTCTGACTTCCCTCTGCATCAGCCAGCAGACACAGACCCCTCAGTCTGCAAtggttctcagttcaaaaaagttcctttccctcccattggcttacctgaccaccccATGCTTTTAGTTCTCTttaagggttaaccctttccaTACATTCATTCATGACATGGCAAAATAGCCACGTGTGGCTAGTGTGTGGGACACCATGGTCTTGGGTTTTCTCAATAGAAAGGTGGTGATTTTGACACCACTTCATTACACTTTAGAAAGGAAaattctccttcccttctctgaCCGTTAGTTCTAACAGCCTTAGGAATGAACTGTCTTCCTGTGTTTTCCTCACTGTGCACGCTCCCTTACTAGACATTTTTCCTTTAGATTATGGTCGAACACAGTGGCCTGCATAGTTTAGAAGGCAGTACTAAGTTCCCCACATGGCAAATAAGGAGACATTACTAGTACTAAACTGAAAGCCTGGATGTGGCTGGCTACATGGAAGGAAATTAAGATTTAGGGCTAGATGATAACTTAAGATATAAGGTTGAACAAGGGCTGGTGCATAAGCTCCCAAAAATATCCTTAGGGGACATTCTTCTCTGCTTCAATTCCTATCTTACTTTCTCCTTGCTACTAGGGACAGTAACTCATTGCAGGTCTatagcagcaatgtcaacttctACCTCCAGCTCTTACAGCTTTCTTCTAGATACTGGCCAGTGCAGAAGGGCAGGTGCTAAATGTCTGTTCATTCCCCTTCCACCCTCTGGTGAAGGAATAAGTGGGTAAGTAACTACAATTACACCCACCCAACCTTTGAGTAGCCCATAAGAAATTGCTGATCTGGGATTCCTTCTTCCCAATGAAATGTATAGTCCTAGTCACAATCTACCTGAATAACTGAGATATATAAACATTCATATGCCTGCTGTGTTCATGTTCAAAGAGTAGATGGTTAATGACCAGCACTGGAATTTTAAAGAGCCAAGGGTAGACAGGACTGCCTTACAGACCCACCTAAGAGCTCTATCCAGTACAGAATGCAGCTGTACAGTTCTTACATAAGAAAGTAACaacggccataatgggtcagaccaaaggtccatctagcccaacatcctgtcttctgacagtggccaatgccagatgccccagagagagtgaatagaacaggtaaccatcaagtgttCCCTCCCTGGTCACCCATTTCCAACCTCCGACAAACAGGGtgtagagacaccattcctattcCTGTGGCTAATAattattgatggacctatcctccatgattgTATttagttctggtcttcacaacatcctctggcaaggagctccacaggttggcTGGGCTCTGCATGAAGAGATACCtccatttctttgttttaaacctgatacatTGCACCAGACAGGACTCTGAGTAAGTGAGACATGTTTGAATCCTCACATTCTATTTCTGTTTGATTTTAGGTGCCAATCAAAAATGCTGGagataatttttaaattattatttttaattattatttttacaacTTTGTACTGCCCAAGACACAGGCTGTCTACAGGCTgtttttcgaaagaggcatgttagtgagtgggttcgaaagatgctaatgaggtgctgcaatgaatatctggtgataggaagaagggctttcgaaaactagggAGTCCTTTGGGAAGGTTCCATCTCCATTGGTGGCGTGCAATCCGAAAAgttgcactttcgaatcacggcggcctccattatgctaatgaggcactgcgtattcattgcagcgcctcctTCGCGTCTTTCGAACCCACtccttaacatgccccttttgaaaggaaggggcatgtgtagacacagccacagttgtCTCTGGGAATCTTTGCTCCTAGTTATTTTAGTTAGCATCAACTTGGATGCTTTGTCTCTCAGTACCAATGGTTTAACTGTCTttggctgctgcctgccctggaaTTCACTTCCATTGGCCTGTTGTTGAATTTACAGTCTAAGTATGTTTAAGGATATGAGGCCAGGGagattatttgtttgtttgtattgctacatctacactatgaaataaagttgaatttattaaagtcaactttctACCACTAGATTTTTAGTCTATGTCTACCATACAGAGTacaaaagtggggttttgtagacaaaattcatGGCGTGTCTTCACACAAaatgggctttgtcaacaaaaaaacgctgtgcagatgctccaggaggcctctttgtcaacagagcagatgaaaaaattgatctgcttttatgtatagacgcgatctatcaacagaagttttgtcggaaaatctcttccaacagtaacttctctaGACAGGTGCTTCTAATGTAGAGGTAGGCATAAAGTTGAATTTGTGTCCACACCTGTTCATAAAGTCTATCAAATGTGTCCCCATTAAATCACCAAATCTACTGTTGTGGCAGTGCACtttgggcacctatcccacagttgcttcagccctgttgcattctgggttttttgacagtgtgttatgggaaaaatcTCCTGCAAgtgtttgtgggtgtgtgatgtcatcttctcagactgcattgccctAATTCCCTCCAcaactgaaaacaaacagccatttttcagaagtctctccAATGAGAGAAAATGAGTCATCTGCattatggaaagaggcagcttttacaaaagagtttTTTGAGAAACTTCAAATtgaggctgaaggagccaggaatgaacaaaagagagagagagaaagaaatttgTGAGCAGTCACCACACCGAAGTAAAGAAcagacatttttcagaagtctcttcccctggtgaaaatacaccaaatgGGAATTGTTCAAAGTGAGTCTATGCGACCAGTGAAAgccttcatattattctcaaggaaagaagaaaaagtttgaaatcccagagggcattggtgtctaaTGGTTAGTGTGActcaaaagaagaagagaaggaaagacagagaatgTTGGTTTCTAGAAGTTAGCATCtcttcccccagtgaaaatacaccaagCAGGAATCCATGCAACCAGGGAAAGACTTCGTATTATTTGCAAGGAAAGAAGATACTCTAGCACTTTTTCAttgtatctggctgaaggagccaggtttgaagtagagacagagaaagagataAATTTGTGAGTCATAACCCCATAGAACTGAACACTCTAGGGAGGACATTGCACTGACATATCCAACATGAGGCAAGGAGACCGTTTGAAGTATTACctccagactcattatgaatccccaagactaaatagaaaagaagaaagaatCCCAGAGTGTGTTAGTGTCTTGTGATTGCTGGAAGGAACCATTACTCTttcagaagtagtagtggctcaagaagagaagaaagagggaagGAAGCATTTGAAGagagaaaagttgaggaaagaatggATTCCCACACCTTTTCTGGTACAGAAGCTCTATCCCTAGCAACTGCCTATGTGTGAGGAAGAAGAGAGACAGAGGGATGACAAGCTCAATTCCATCACAGGAAATCCTCCCCCAAG encodes the following:
- the LOC142011622 gene encoding cysteine-rich venom protein-like — encoded protein: MILLVPFLGLAAVVQQTAGQTLDVGALSTDNVDQQMEIVNKHNSLRRGVNPTASNMLKMEWSPEAAENARSWANECKFEHSPTDRRKTTVECGENLYMSTTPDSWSDAIQDWYNEEKDFIYGKGPTTPEAVVGHYTQVVWYSSYQLGCAVAFCPGSEYSYYFVCQYCPSGNYEHKINTPYTLGPACGDCPNDCDNGLCTNPCKYQDAYKNCDDLKKSPGCEHPMVKQFCPASCLCTMEIK